A DNA window from Streptomyces sp. CA-278952 contains the following coding sequences:
- a CDS encoding ABC transporter substrate-binding protein, protein MSRARRALAALVLLASTACTAGPALESQGEVTAPPGDSKHLTVGSAGFTESDLLAQLYALLLEHAGYSADIISVTNREIYEPALENGQIDVVAEYAATFADWLNAKANGADAPPVGSPDLATTMKELRSLAAPRGLTVLDPGRAVDQNAFAVTAAYAKEHGLKTLSDVGAAKLPVRLAAGDECVQRPYCAPGLRRTYGIDVVAVDPKGVGTTQAKQAVQSGQDQMVLTTTTDATLDQFGLVLLEDDKNLQNADYVVPVVNRARAGSTGVRDALDRLNTVLTTADLASMNEQVDSWRRLPEDVARTYLESRKLLPQD, encoded by the coding sequence GTGAGCCGCGCCCGCCGCGCCCTGGCCGCGCTGGTCCTCCTCGCCTCCACCGCCTGCACCGCCGGCCCGGCGCTGGAGAGCCAGGGCGAGGTCACCGCACCGCCCGGCGACAGCAAGCACCTCACCGTCGGATCGGCCGGCTTCACCGAGAGCGACCTACTGGCCCAGCTGTACGCGCTGCTCCTGGAGCACGCCGGGTACTCCGCCGACATCATCTCCGTGACCAATCGCGAGATCTACGAACCGGCCCTGGAGAACGGCCAGATCGACGTGGTGGCGGAGTACGCGGCGACTTTCGCCGACTGGCTGAACGCCAAGGCCAACGGGGCCGACGCGCCCCCGGTCGGATCGCCCGACCTCGCCACCACCATGAAGGAGCTGCGCTCGCTCGCCGCCCCGCGCGGACTCACCGTGCTCGACCCCGGCCGGGCCGTCGACCAGAACGCCTTCGCCGTCACCGCCGCGTACGCGAAGGAACACGGACTGAAGACCCTCAGCGACGTGGGCGCCGCGAAGCTGCCCGTACGGCTGGCGGCGGGCGACGAATGCGTCCAGCGGCCCTACTGCGCCCCCGGCCTGCGCAGGACCTACGGCATCGACGTCGTCGCCGTCGACCCGAAGGGCGTCGGCACCACGCAGGCCAAGCAGGCGGTGCAGAGCGGCCAGGACCAGATGGTCCTGACCACCACGACCGACGCCACCCTGGACCAGTTCGGTCTCGTCCTGCTGGAGGACGACAAGAACCTCCAGAACGCCGACTACGTCGTCCCCGTTGTCAACCGCGCACGCGCCGGGAGCACCGGGGTGCGCGACGCCCTCGACCGGCTCAACACCGTGCTGACCACCGCCGACCTGGCCTCGATGAACGAGCAGGTCGACAGTTGGCGCAGGTTGCCCGAGGACGTCGCGCGCACCTACCTGGAGTCGAGGAAGCTCCTCCCGCAGGACTGA
- a CDS encoding ABC transporter permease, translating to MNTLSDTWSWLTAAAHWSGPDGVWNRLGEHLYLTVVCLLISCLIALPVALVLGHLGKGGALAVNLSNVGRAVPTFAVLVLLLLTPLGTHGQWSTVIALVLFAVPPLLTNAYVGMREVDQDVVRAARGMGMTGRQLLLGVELPLALPLILTGVRIAAVQLVATATIAALAGGGGLGRIITAGFNLASTPQVVAGAILVAAFALLVESLFEAGQRLAPRRDREAA from the coding sequence GTGAACACCCTCTCCGACACGTGGTCCTGGCTCACCGCCGCCGCCCACTGGTCCGGCCCCGACGGCGTCTGGAACCGGCTCGGCGAACACCTCTACCTGACCGTCGTCTGTCTGCTCATCAGCTGCCTGATCGCGCTCCCCGTCGCCCTCGTCCTGGGCCACCTCGGCAAGGGCGGCGCGCTCGCCGTCAACCTCTCCAACGTCGGCCGGGCCGTGCCCACCTTCGCCGTACTGGTCCTGCTGCTGCTCACCCCCCTCGGGACGCACGGGCAGTGGTCGACGGTCATCGCGCTCGTGCTCTTCGCCGTGCCGCCGCTCCTCACCAACGCCTACGTCGGGATGCGCGAGGTCGACCAGGACGTCGTCCGGGCCGCCCGGGGCATGGGCATGACCGGCCGCCAGCTGCTGCTGGGTGTGGAGCTGCCGCTCGCCCTCCCGCTGATCCTCACCGGCGTGCGGATCGCCGCCGTCCAGCTGGTGGCCACCGCCACCATCGCGGCGCTGGCCGGCGGCGGGGGACTGGGCCGCATCATCACCGCGGGCTTCAACCTCGCCTCCACCCCGCAGGTGGTGGCCGGGGCGATCCTGGTGGCCGCCTTCGCCCTCCTCGTCGAGAGCCTCTTCGAGGCGGGGCAGCGTCTCGCCCCCCGGCGCGACCGGGAGGCCGCGTGA
- a CDS encoding ABC transporter permease: MTVPPDDCLARNEWICGAYLSSRREILMDAMLQHLQLTAASVAIALLLAVPLAVAARRWRLAAGPVLGLTTILYTIPSLAMFSLLLPLYGLSAALVIAGLVLYSLTLLVRNILAGLRAVPEETRQAARGMGYGPLRLLIAVELPLALPAAMAGLRIATVSAVSLVTIGAIVGHGGLGNLIYSGMNTYFRAQVLTASVLCVVIAVAADLLLLGAARLLTPWTRRRA; the protein is encoded by the coding sequence GTGACGGTGCCCCCGGACGACTGCCTCGCCCGTAACGAGTGGATCTGCGGGGCCTACCTCTCCAGCCGCCGCGAGATCCTGATGGACGCGATGCTGCAACACCTCCAGCTGACGGCCGCCTCGGTGGCCATCGCGCTCCTGCTCGCCGTCCCCCTGGCGGTGGCCGCCCGCCGGTGGCGCCTGGCGGCCGGCCCGGTGCTCGGGCTGACGACGATCCTCTACACGATCCCGTCGCTCGCGATGTTCTCGCTGCTGCTGCCGCTGTACGGACTCTCCGCCGCGCTGGTGATCGCGGGGCTCGTCCTCTACTCCCTGACGCTGCTCGTCCGCAACATCCTGGCCGGGCTCCGGGCCGTCCCCGAGGAGACCCGGCAGGCCGCACGCGGCATGGGCTACGGGCCGCTGCGCCTGCTCATCGCCGTGGAGCTCCCGCTGGCCCTGCCCGCCGCGATGGCCGGGCTGCGCATCGCCACCGTCTCCGCGGTCTCCCTGGTCACCATCGGGGCGATCGTCGGCCACGGGGGACTCGGCAACCTCATCTACTCCGGCATGAACACCTACTTCAGGGCCCAGGTGCTCACCGCCTCCGTCCTGTGCGTCGTCATCGCCGTCGCCGCCGACCTGCTGCTCCTGGGGGCGGCACGGCTGCTGACCCCCTGGACCCGGAGGCGGGCGTGA
- a CDS encoding tetratricopeptide repeat protein — protein sequence MQTKALAPEYQGALTKMSVNASLTDVLAEGVRHLRQAELSGSQEEVARSGLAVAEAHRRLGQVAEADRAWKASYRAARTAGNTGAMAWALWSGGTLARQRGSLRLAFRLLGLAAELGKQGGDVVARGYSLAGLAETGRIQGDYATVATLHEQLLAEARVRGEARHTVWALEGIAQIHRNTGSLATALEMFEEAAVLAGDADDRRGRAWALRGIADIVSLRDGATGHALDLLSEAEVTCREMNLSSALAYNHKMRANVLFRAGRYEEAREVYEQALGEFRAMDEPRGEALASLGLVKARARLGRDREATAAELDELRGRLSRIGLLNAQEMVEKAYAELGVEPASAGERDGRR from the coding sequence ATGCAGACCAAGGCACTGGCGCCCGAGTACCAGGGAGCGCTCACCAAGATGTCGGTGAACGCCTCGCTCACCGACGTACTGGCCGAGGGAGTTCGCCACCTGAGGCAGGCCGAGCTCTCCGGATCGCAGGAGGAGGTGGCACGTTCGGGCCTGGCCGTGGCCGAGGCGCACCGCAGGCTCGGGCAGGTCGCCGAGGCCGACCGGGCCTGGAAGGCCAGCTACCGGGCCGCGCGCACGGCCGGGAACACCGGGGCGATGGCGTGGGCGTTGTGGAGCGGGGGCACGCTGGCACGCCAACGCGGTTCGCTGCGCCTCGCGTTCAGACTGCTCGGCCTCGCCGCGGAGCTGGGGAAGCAGGGCGGGGACGTGGTCGCCCGGGGCTATTCGCTGGCCGGCCTCGCCGAGACCGGACGGATCCAGGGCGACTACGCGACCGTCGCGACGCTGCACGAACAGCTGCTGGCCGAGGCCCGCGTCCGGGGCGAGGCCCGGCACACCGTCTGGGCGCTGGAGGGCATCGCGCAGATCCACCGCAACACCGGTTCGCTGGCCACCGCGTTGGAGATGTTCGAGGAGGCGGCCGTCCTGGCGGGCGACGCGGACGACCGGCGCGGCCGGGCCTGGGCCCTGCGCGGCATCGCCGACATCGTCTCCCTCCGCGACGGGGCGACCGGGCACGCACTCGACCTGCTCTCCGAGGCCGAGGTGACCTGCCGCGAGATGAACCTCTCCAGCGCCCTGGCGTACAACCACAAGATGCGGGCCAACGTGCTGTTCCGCGCCGGGCGGTACGAGGAGGCGCGCGAGGTCTACGAGCAGGCGCTCGGGGAGTTCCGTGCGATGGACGAGCCAAGGGGCGAGGCACTGGCCTCCCTCGGCCTGGTCAAGGCGCGGGCCAGGCTCGGCCGGGACCGCGAAGCCACCGCCGCCGAGCTGGACGAACTGCGCGGCAGGCTGAGCCGGATCGGGCTGCTCAACGCCCAGGAGATGGTCGAGAAGGCATACGCCGAACTCGGCGTGGAACCGGCCTCCGCGGGCGAGAGGGACGGCCGCCGATGA
- a CDS encoding polyprenyl synthetase family protein, which produces MTLSTTGRASATQILDRCRELVRPALVESVGRLHPWHAETAAFSLGWSGTGGEPAPGSQGKGVRQALAVLGAEAAGGSGADAVLGAVAVELIHTFSLIHDDIMDGDETRRRRPTLWKAYGTGPAVLAGDALFALAVSTLAEAPGPGGAAAVRRLASALGDLVHGQAQDLLFESRPWAGPGAVLPHEYRSMATHKTGSLLGCAAALGAVLAGAPASTVEALDLAGRHVGVAFQAVDDLLGIWGDPQVTGKPVHSDLRRLKKTYPVLAALSADHPAARRLDALLTSAGPLDDPTARHAAELIDEAGGRRAAVTEAHEHLAAARACLDRVPLAEGARGDLLTLIPYLVDRTG; this is translated from the coding sequence ATGACGCTCTCCACGACCGGCCGGGCGAGCGCGACGCAGATACTGGACCGCTGCCGCGAGCTCGTGCGCCCGGCCCTGGTGGAGTCGGTGGGACGGCTACACCCCTGGCACGCGGAGACGGCGGCCTTCTCGCTGGGCTGGAGCGGGACCGGCGGCGAGCCGGCGCCCGGTTCGCAGGGCAAGGGGGTCCGCCAGGCGCTCGCGGTGCTCGGCGCGGAGGCCGCGGGTGGCAGCGGGGCGGACGCGGTGCTCGGCGCGGTGGCCGTCGAGCTGATCCACACCTTCTCCCTGATCCACGACGACATCATGGACGGCGACGAGACCCGTCGTCGCCGGCCGACGCTGTGGAAGGCGTACGGCACGGGCCCGGCGGTCCTCGCGGGGGACGCGCTGTTCGCGCTGGCCGTCTCCACGCTGGCGGAGGCTCCGGGCCCCGGCGGTGCGGCGGCGGTCCGGCGACTGGCGAGCGCGCTGGGCGATCTGGTGCACGGTCAGGCGCAGGACCTGCTCTTCGAGTCCCGGCCGTGGGCCGGGCCCGGGGCGGTCCTGCCGCACGAGTACCGGTCGATGGCCACCCACAAGACGGGCTCCCTGCTCGGTTGCGCCGCCGCCCTGGGCGCGGTGCTGGCCGGCGCCCCGGCGAGCACCGTCGAGGCGCTGGACCTGGCGGGTCGGCATGTGGGGGTGGCGTTCCAGGCGGTGGACGACCTGCTCGGGATCTGGGGCGATCCGCAGGTGACCGGCAAGCCGGTGCACAGCGACTTGCGGCGGCTCAAGAAGACGTACCCGGTGCTCGCGGCCCTGTCCGCCGACCACCCGGCGGCCCGGCGTCTCGACGCGCTGCTCACCTCCGCCGGGCCGCTCGACGACCCGACGGCGCGCCATGCGGCCGAACTGATCGACGAGGCCGGCGGGCGCCGGGCCGCGGTCACCGAGGCACATGAGCACCTGGCCGCGGCCCGCGCCTGCCTGGACCGGGTGCCGCTGGCCGAGGGCGCGCGCGGGGACCTGCTCACGCTGATCCCGTACCTCGTGGACCGCACCGGCTGA
- a CDS encoding cysteine hydrolase family protein produces the protein MTAFPAPVTALLVVDVQSAFVAGDAAVPDAPRLLDRVTDLIGRAREAGALVVHLQNDGPVGQPDEPGTPGWELHLPVRTGPAEMVIRKSEDDGFEETSLEAELEAAGVRALAVCGVMSEMCVLATARRALELGYRVVLPHDAHATYDIPAAPDISDVVPAAMASRVAEWALGDEVDIVARAVTVSFATPSATTRTA, from the coding sequence ATGACCGCCTTCCCCGCTCCCGTCACGGCGTTGCTCGTCGTCGACGTCCAGTCGGCGTTCGTCGCGGGGGACGCGGCCGTGCCCGACGCGCCCCGGCTGCTGGACCGGGTGACGGATCTGATCGGGCGGGCCCGTGAGGCCGGGGCGCTCGTCGTCCACCTGCAGAACGACGGCCCGGTCGGGCAGCCCGACGAGCCGGGGACCCCGGGGTGGGAGCTGCACCTGCCCGTGCGCACGGGGCCGGCCGAGATGGTGATCCGCAAGAGCGAGGACGACGGTTTCGAGGAGACGTCGCTGGAGGCCGAGCTGGAGGCAGCGGGTGTCCGAGCGCTCGCCGTGTGCGGGGTGATGTCGGAGATGTGCGTACTGGCCACCGCGCGCCGGGCCCTGGAGCTGGGCTACCGGGTGGTCCTGCCCCATGACGCCCACGCCACGTACGACATTCCGGCCGCCCCGGACATCAGTGACGTGGTGCCGGCGGCGATGGCGTCACGGGTCGCGGAATGGGCCCTGGGTGACGAAGTGGACATCGTGGCGCGCGCCGTGACCGTCTCTTTCGCCACTCCGTCCGCCACCACGAGAACGGCCTAG
- a CDS encoding glycosyltransferase translates to MLHMRRTEESQLTVLHLVQPVDGGVARVVTDLVRAQAGSGLRPVVACPPGSPLAIGAAAAGAEVHGWSVTRAPGPRLAGEVAAVRRIVRVSRPHVVHAHSAKAGLAGRIAVRGRIPTVFQPHAWSFEAVGGRTAELALGWERFGARWADHILCVSESERRTGQEAGIAARWSVIHNGIDLDRFRPGGSSDRAEARASLPLLDGAGADAPLVVCVGRLTRQKGQDVLLRAWRRMPVGGARLVLVGDGPDRDGLEASAPPDVLFTGACEDVRPWIHAADVLVLPSRWEGMALAPLEAMACGRPVVMTDVNGARESLPPGHEDHCLVPPEDPAALAAALTALLADPGLRDALSRRALRHTRASFDVRRTAGAVAGLYQELVGMSGPTRKRTER, encoded by the coding sequence GTGCTGCACATGCGTCGTACTGAAGAAAGCCAATTGACGGTCCTTCATCTGGTTCAGCCCGTGGACGGCGGCGTGGCCCGGGTCGTCACCGATCTCGTCAGGGCCCAGGCCGGGTCCGGGCTGCGCCCGGTGGTGGCCTGCCCGCCCGGGAGCCCGCTCGCCATCGGGGCGGCGGCCGCGGGCGCCGAGGTCCACGGCTGGTCCGTCACCCGTGCCCCCGGGCCCCGGCTGGCCGGTGAGGTGGCCGCCGTGCGCCGGATCGTCCGGGTGAGCCGCCCGCACGTGGTGCACGCCCACAGCGCCAAGGCGGGACTGGCCGGCCGGATCGCGGTACGCGGCCGGATCCCCACCGTGTTCCAGCCGCACGCCTGGTCGTTCGAGGCGGTCGGCGGGCGCACCGCGGAACTCGCGCTCGGCTGGGAGCGGTTCGGCGCGCGCTGGGCCGATCACATCCTGTGCGTCAGCGAGTCCGAACGCCGCACCGGGCAGGAGGCGGGCATCGCCGCCCGCTGGTCGGTCATCCACAACGGCATCGACCTCGACCGTTTCCGTCCCGGCGGAAGCAGCGACCGGGCGGAGGCCCGCGCCTCGCTGCCCTTGCTGGACGGCGCCGGCGCGGACGCGCCGCTGGTCGTCTGCGTCGGCCGGCTGACCCGGCAGAAGGGGCAGGACGTACTGCTGCGGGCCTGGCGCCGGATGCCGGTGGGCGGGGCCCGTCTGGTGCTGGTGGGGGACGGGCCCGACCGGGACGGACTGGAGGCGTCGGCCCCGCCGGACGTGCTGTTCACCGGAGCCTGCGAGGACGTGCGGCCGTGGATCCACGCGGCGGACGTCCTCGTGCTGCCCTCCCGCTGGGAGGGCATGGCGCTCGCCCCGCTGGAGGCCATGGCCTGCGGGCGCCCCGTCGTGATGACCGACGTGAACGGGGCGCGGGAGAGCCTGCCGCCCGGCCACGAGGACCACTGTCTGGTGCCCCCGGAGGATCCGGCGGCACTCGCCGCGGCGCTGACCGCCCTGCTCGCCGACCCGGGGCTGCGCGATGCGCTGTCCCGCCGGGCCCTGCGCCACACCCGGGCGTCCTTCGACGTCCGACGGACCGCGGGGGCGGTAGCCGGTCTCTACCAGGAACTGGTCGGCATGTCCGGCCCCACGAGGAAGCGCACCGAGCGATGA
- a CDS encoding sugar transferase, whose product MTMESAPVPGAGQATAVQAHTVHPPRRSGGGGAQAQPGERRTVRYGRLAPLLCTDALAPAVTFALVVPVPWPWLLVTVQAAAQVLLFAQRGLYGMRLSPSVLSELPALLGLTLLQWYVTMEVLAAWAPQQSIGWTVLAYGAATQTALTCAGRAAVYRARRRAAVRRPLSTLVVGQGPPARQVTAALHDHPAYGLRPVGLVASPASGDGKQPTGSDSVPLPVLASPQEVGRAVVQNSVRHAVYTAPPESTPDGAALFTLLTGHGCRVWLVTGPGAVAGPPAEGRPDHLWGFTVQPLTDGTNRPLGHGAKRAMDAALAAVGLVLAAPVMAACALAVRLSDGPGVIFRQERVGRHGRPFVLLKFRTLRPADVQESATRWNVASDGRMSRVGRVLRRTSLDELPQLWNVLRGDMSMVGPRPERPFFVAQFSRAHPGYQARHRMPVGITGLAQVNGLRGDTSIEERARFDNRYIETWSLWQDACVLARTAGSLFRFGGS is encoded by the coding sequence ATGACGATGGAGAGTGCACCGGTACCCGGCGCTGGTCAGGCAACAGCCGTGCAGGCTCACACGGTCCATCCCCCGCGAAGAAGCGGCGGCGGCGGTGCGCAGGCACAGCCCGGCGAGCGCCGGACCGTCCGGTACGGCCGTCTCGCGCCGCTCCTGTGCACGGACGCCCTGGCCCCGGCCGTGACGTTCGCCCTGGTCGTCCCGGTCCCGTGGCCCTGGCTGCTGGTGACCGTCCAGGCGGCGGCCCAGGTGCTGCTCTTCGCCCAACGTGGCCTGTACGGGATGCGCCTGTCCCCCTCGGTCCTCTCCGAACTCCCCGCCCTCCTCGGCCTCACCCTCCTCCAGTGGTACGTGACGATGGAGGTGCTGGCCGCCTGGGCCCCGCAGCAGTCGATCGGCTGGACGGTGCTGGCGTACGGGGCGGCCACGCAGACCGCGCTGACCTGCGCGGGGCGCGCGGCGGTGTACCGGGCGCGGCGGCGGGCCGCCGTCCGCCGCCCGCTCTCCACGCTGGTCGTGGGCCAGGGGCCACCGGCCCGTCAGGTGACGGCCGCCCTGCACGACCACCCCGCCTACGGGCTGCGGCCGGTCGGTCTGGTCGCGTCCCCGGCGTCCGGGGACGGGAAGCAGCCGACGGGTTCCGACTCCGTGCCGCTGCCGGTCCTGGCCTCGCCCCAGGAGGTGGGGCGGGCCGTCGTCCAGAACAGCGTGCGGCACGCGGTGTACACGGCCCCGCCCGAGTCCACCCCGGACGGCGCCGCCCTCTTCACTCTGCTCACCGGTCACGGCTGCCGGGTGTGGCTGGTCACCGGTCCCGGCGCCGTCGCGGGGCCCCCGGCGGAAGGCCGCCCCGATCATCTGTGGGGATTCACCGTCCAGCCGCTGACCGACGGGACGAACCGCCCTCTCGGCCACGGGGCGAAGCGGGCGATGGACGCCGCCCTGGCCGCGGTCGGACTGGTGCTGGCCGCCCCGGTGATGGCGGCCTGTGCCCTGGCTGTGCGGCTCTCCGACGGGCCGGGCGTGATCTTCCGTCAGGAACGCGTCGGCCGGCACGGACGCCCCTTCGTCCTGCTGAAGTTCCGTACGCTGCGGCCCGCCGACGTCCAGGAGTCCGCCACCCGCTGGAACGTCGCGTCCGACGGGCGGATGAGCCGCGTCGGCCGCGTGCTGCGCCGGACCTCCCTCGACGAGTTGCCGCAGCTGTGGAACGTCCTGCGGGGCGATATGAGCATGGTCGGCCCGCGCCCCGAACGCCCTTTCTTCGTGGCGCAGTTCAGCCGTGCCCATCCCGGTTACCAGGCCCGCCATCGGATGCCCGTGGGCATCACGGGTCTGGCCCAGGTGAACGGGTTGCGCGGCGACACCTCGATCGAGGAGCGGGCCCGCTTCGACAATCGCTACATCGAGACCTGGTCGCTGTGGCAGGACGCGTGCGTGCTCGCCCGGACCGCGGGTTCCCTGTTCCGGTTCGGAGGCAGCTGA
- a CDS encoding O-antigen ligase family protein — protein sequence MAAVLTPPAPSTSAGPRAATRPPWGGWRSRWPLLPLVATVMLPVLPSGTSGGGGPADVASGLAVLVCVGRLLFLRQRPLSATAALVLSLPAVGFAVATVTAADPAAALPGLVRHLQVFVLVPIAVYLLLRDAHGFRIVAGSLVLLAVVQGVTGVHQYVTGTGASYMGEDIRAVGTFGPSDIMGMATVVAYGLLAAAACALRTPRSAPAWLRPCAAVLAVALIVPLTLSFSRGVWIATGVAALVALTLTGWRQAWTSLAVLGAAGVVLVGGFGVGSEMIADRAASVTRVTSTPDRSVSDRYAMWSAAGAMWRERPAAGVGLKGFPAHRDGHASIGLSSGSDTAGAGQEFRRQALLSPHNMYLLVLGEQGLIGLTALVGSWAAILAGAVRRLYVARSRGHAALDCGLAAVALMTWQCVNFLYADIGGPTTVLSGVVLGLAAWWALAGPDRVSAA from the coding sequence ATGGCCGCCGTACTGACCCCGCCCGCCCCGTCGACGAGCGCCGGGCCCCGCGCCGCCACCCGCCCCCCGTGGGGTGGCTGGCGGAGCCGTTGGCCGCTGCTGCCGCTGGTCGCGACCGTCATGCTGCCCGTCCTGCCCTCCGGGACCTCCGGCGGGGGCGGCCCGGCCGACGTGGCGTCCGGCCTCGCGGTGCTGGTGTGCGTGGGGCGGCTGCTGTTTCTGCGCCAGCGTCCGTTGAGCGCCACCGCCGCCCTGGTCCTGAGCCTGCCCGCCGTGGGCTTCGCGGTGGCCACGGTCACCGCGGCGGACCCGGCGGCGGCCCTGCCGGGGCTGGTCCGCCATCTCCAGGTCTTCGTCCTCGTGCCGATCGCCGTGTACCTGCTGCTCCGGGACGCCCACGGGTTCCGGATCGTCGCCGGCTCGCTCGTCCTCCTGGCGGTCGTCCAGGGCGTCACGGGCGTCCATCAGTACGTCACCGGGACCGGCGCCTCCTACATGGGCGAGGACATCCGGGCGGTCGGCACGTTCGGGCCCAGCGACATCATGGGGATGGCGACCGTCGTCGCCTACGGTCTGCTCGCCGCCGCGGCCTGCGCCCTGCGTACACCGCGGAGCGCCCCGGCCTGGCTGCGGCCCTGCGCCGCCGTCCTCGCCGTCGCGCTGATCGTGCCCCTGACGCTGTCTTTCAGCCGGGGCGTGTGGATCGCCACGGGCGTCGCGGCCCTCGTCGCCCTGACGCTGACCGGGTGGCGGCAGGCCTGGACGTCGCTGGCCGTGCTGGGTGCGGCCGGCGTGGTGCTGGTCGGCGGGTTCGGCGTCGGCTCGGAGATGATCGCGGACCGGGCCGCCAGCGTGACCCGGGTGACCAGCACCCCGGACCGGTCGGTCAGCGACCGCTACGCGATGTGGAGCGCGGCGGGCGCGATGTGGCGGGAGCGGCCGGCCGCCGGGGTCGGCCTCAAGGGCTTCCCCGCACACCGTGACGGACACGCCTCCATCGGGCTCTCCTCCGGCAGCGACACGGCCGGGGCGGGCCAGGAGTTCCGCCGGCAGGCGCTCCTCTCCCCGCACAACATGTATCTCCTCGTCCTCGGCGAGCAGGGCCTCATCGGTCTGACCGCGCTCGTCGGCAGTTGGGCGGCGATCCTGGCCGGCGCGGTCCGCAGGCTGTACGTCGCCCGCTCGCGCGGACACGCGGCCCTGGACTGCGGGCTGGCGGCGGTGGCCCTGATGACCTGGCAGTGCGTCAACTTCCTGTACGCGGACATCGGCGGGCCCACCACGGTGCTGAGCGGGGTCGTGCTGGGGCTGGCCGCCTGGTGGGCGCTGGCGGGGCCGGACCGGGTGAGCGCCGCATGA
- the murJ gene encoding murein biosynthesis integral membrane protein MurJ translates to MSETGTGAETEAEARPAGAPAPPLLPAPGGGPEGPLSPGVAPGTAGGEAPRLGSFLARAAAATAVLTVVGAVLGLVRDQAIARYFGASDASDAFLIAWTVPEMAATLLIEDGMALLLVPAFSLALTRRAAAGEASGSDPVRDLVATTLPRLFLLLSGGAALLIAGAPWVVGVLAPGLADPRLAVDCTRLTAVTVLTFGITGYFSAALRAHRSFLPPAGVYVAYNLGIIGMTLALHATWGVRAAAVGVAVGSVLMILTQLPVFLRLVPLARPRLPKFRRGRRAARTAPLLGFAVLAPVVLFVVSRQSQVLVERFLASTLPAGAISHLNYAQKVAQLPMVLSLMICTVTFPVVAQAMAAGDREKARLRVERDLALAGMVVLLGTAVVLGYAPQIIEVLFQRGAFDAADTASTAQVMRVYALGLLGHCLVGALSRPFFSSGRPTWFPAFAMGTGLLVTMGAGYALTYRFGVDGIATANAIGISTAALLLLMGLGTRVVPIRTRTVALSLGRLAGASLAAGVAGWACAPLVPAPVLSLAAGCLLVPAVFFLSGLALRSPEVVSLLALTRRRFLDGR, encoded by the coding sequence ATGAGCGAGACCGGCACCGGGGCGGAGACGGAGGCCGAGGCGCGTCCGGCGGGCGCGCCGGCCCCGCCGCTGCTCCCGGCCCCGGGAGGAGGACCCGAAGGGCCCCTCTCCCCCGGCGTCGCGCCCGGGACGGCCGGCGGCGAGGCGCCCCGGCTGGGCTCCTTCCTCGCCCGTGCGGCGGCGGCCACGGCGGTGCTGACCGTGGTGGGGGCCGTCCTCGGTCTGGTGCGGGACCAGGCCATCGCCCGGTACTTCGGGGCGAGCGACGCGAGCGACGCCTTCCTCATCGCCTGGACCGTGCCCGAGATGGCGGCGACGCTCTTGATCGAGGACGGGATGGCGCTCCTCCTGGTCCCCGCGTTCAGCCTCGCCCTGACCCGGCGGGCGGCGGCCGGGGAAGCCTCCGGATCGGACCCCGTACGGGATCTGGTGGCGACCACGCTCCCCCGGCTGTTCCTCCTCCTCTCCGGCGGCGCGGCGCTGCTGATCGCGGGCGCCCCGTGGGTCGTGGGCGTGCTGGCCCCGGGCCTCGCCGATCCACGGCTCGCCGTGGACTGCACGCGGCTGACCGCGGTCACCGTCCTCACCTTCGGGATCACCGGCTACTTCAGCGCCGCGCTGCGCGCGCACCGCAGCTTCCTGCCGCCCGCCGGCGTCTATGTCGCGTACAACCTCGGCATCATCGGTATGACGCTGGCCCTGCACGCGACGTGGGGCGTACGGGCGGCGGCGGTGGGGGTCGCGGTCGGCAGTGTGCTGATGATCCTGACCCAACTGCCCGTGTTCCTGCGGCTGGTACCGCTCGCGCGGCCCCGGCTGCCGAAATTCCGGCGGGGTCGGCGTGCGGCGCGGACCGCTCCGCTGCTGGGCTTCGCGGTGCTGGCCCCGGTGGTCCTGTTCGTGGTGAGCCGTCAGTCCCAGGTGCTGGTGGAGCGGTTCCTGGCCTCCACCCTGCCGGCGGGCGCGATCTCGCATCTGAACTACGCGCAGAAGGTCGCGCAGCTGCCGATGGTGCTGTCGCTGATGATCTGCACGGTGACTTTCCCGGTGGTCGCGCAGGCCATGGCCGCGGGGGACCGGGAGAAGGCCCGGCTGCGCGTCGAGCGGGACCTGGCGCTCGCCGGGATGGTGGTGCTGCTCGGCACGGCGGTCGTCCTCGGCTACGCGCCCCAGATCATCGAGGTGCTCTTCCAGCGCGGCGCGTTCGACGCCGCCGACACCGCGTCCACCGCCCAGGTGATGCGGGTGTACGCGCTGGGGCTGCTCGGCCACTGTCTGGTCGGCGCGCTGAGCCGGCCGTTCTTCTCGTCCGGGCGGCCCACCTGGTTCCCGGCCTTCGCCATGGGCACCGGGCTGCTGGTCACGATGGGAGCCGGGTACGCCCTGACGTACCGCTTCGGCGTGGACGGCATCGCGACCGCCAACGCGATCGGGATCAGCACGGCGGCGCTGCTGCTCCTCATGGGCCTCGGCACCCGGGTGGTGCCGATCCGGACGCGGACCGTGGCCCTCTCGCTGGGCCGGCTCGCCGGCGCGTCGCTCGCGGCGGGCGTGGCCGGCTGGGCCTGCGCCCCTCTCGTCCCCGCTCCGGTGCTGAGTCTGGCCGCCGGGTGTCTTCTCGTCCCCGCCGTGTTCTTCCTGTCCGGGCTCGCCCTGCGCTCGCCCGAGGTCGTCTCCCTGCTGGCACTCACCCGACGGAGGTTCCTTGATGGCCGCTGA